In the Chaetodon trifascialis isolate fChaTrf1 chromosome 12, fChaTrf1.hap1, whole genome shotgun sequence genome, GCAGCCAGGTGACAGCATAGCGAGAGGATGCAGAGGGTTCTGATATAACTGCGCATTTTACTTCTATGTCAGCATTGATATCAGTTGTCAAGGCCGGGGTGGAGGTCAGAATGAGTGTGCTCACTAGGAGAAGAAGGAAATGTAAGTTGTATATGgtgagaaataaagagagagataaTGGGCAGTGCAGATTTAAGTATCATTAAGTACCAGTGTTTCAGTACCTGGCTTTTGCACATTCACAGCCAGCTGATAGGATGGAGGCAGCTTCTTGTGTGCATTCTCCAAGAACACAGACACGCTACACTGGTAGCTTCCTGCCTCCCTGTGGCTCGCACCGTTGATAACAAGATAGTGACTGACTTCACGCTCTCTGCTCTGTACTTTGAGCTGGTAGCGGTGCTGGTCTCCGGACCAGCTAATGGAACCATCAGAGTACAGCGTCAGGATGTTATCTAGGGTTGAGGCATCACGCTGCAGGCTCCAAGTCAGTGTAATTGGTAAATGCGGCCCTCTGACCTGGCAGATCAACTCCACATTTTCTCCTACAGTCACTACATTGTTGCGACTTATAAGCTTCACTTTCACAAACGAGTCTGTGACACAAATCCAAAACAGTCGCCATCAGTGAGTAAGAAAGGAGAAGTTGGTGGTCATACAATCATCATACAATCACGTATTCAATATAAAAAAAGGGATGTGAGTAAATGACATTTCCAAAGTATTGCCTCTGTACTCCTTCACCTACTGCTTTGCATGTCAGTTCTCTATATCATTTCCTTCGTCAAATAATAAAAAGGTTCATTCATGCATTAAATATCAAGTGTTTCAAGGTCAGCATcacataaaatgtaaaagttaAAGGATTAAGCATTCTTTCCACTTttgagaaaatctgtttttcctcattacATGCAAATATATGCAGTGAGGCACTCCAAAAGTGTATAGTTCATATCAtttcaacaaatgcatgttAACAAAACTTCAAGCCTAAATCCCTGGAAGTGAACCCTGCAATATTCAGTAcattagaaaacacaaaagtagcggacagagcagaaaacctcctgaagatttgtttttttttatcagacaTTACTCATAGTTGGACTACGTGCAAAGTCTGTGTTGACTAAAATCAAAACCAGTTTTTCTCTTGGGAGTACGATTGTGCAAATGTCATGGCAGTCTGCCTACTGGGTCGCTAAACTCCTTCAGTGTAAATGTAAAACTTTGACCTGAAGTGGTCACACAGAAGTGAAATGGAAAAGGTTTATCCTCTGTGGGGCATGAATGTACTCAGTGAGCTTCTTCCATTTCGAAATCTCCTTTCGAGAACAATCAAAACACCTGTGTGGTAAGAGGAACCTGTTGTGTCAATATGCAGATTTCATCATTCACTCGCTTTGTGctacacagacagacggagagatgTCTTACCTACaggagccactgtcactgtggCAGTCACTGACTGGCTGTTGGTCTTACTATTGATTTTCCATTCAGACACAGCACACTGGTAGACACCTGAATCAGAAGGCGTGACCTCATCAAGCTCTAGGGTGAAGGTGTCAGCTGCTGGGCGCGTTGCCTGTACTTTGCGGCTCGTGAACCCGTCCGATTTCTCCATGACGCCGTCCTGACTTAGACTAATGACACTGGTGAACATGGTCGTTGATGTGGATGTTGCTTTGCGCTGCCAGGTGACAGagagctgacctttgaccccattCACTTTACAGGTGAGCGTCAGTCTGTCGCCCTCGTTAACACTCACAGTGTCTTGCATTTCAAGTGAGAGCCCACTGTCTGTGGTGAGACAAGGCGACAGACAGATGgcgtgagtgtgtttgagaggaGAATGATAGAAAGCATGATAACTTCATTCTGAATAACATTATTAATTATCTTATTCATGTTAATTATTTATAATAATAGCATCCCTTTGGCAATCAATATTTAAAAGCGTCCTTTACATGAGATAAAATTAAGAACATAAAAATTAGAATCTGGGCTAAATCATGCAGGTGAGAAGATGAAACTCTGATAGCTGTCGTGTGTCAGTATGGGCTCACTTGCTGACCTGTGGCTGAGATGCTCACTAACTGGGGTCTGGAGTCCTGGGCTGCTCCCTTTGTAAAGACACCACCCTGGCCTCTGTCCTGAGGCCACGTTCTACAGAAATACTCTCCTTGGTCCTCGGTTCTGACGGGCTGCAGTTTGAGACGGTAATCTCTGTCCCCTAGCCGAGCTGCCCTGAGCTCTCCTTCCCGCGAGCTGTACTCGGGCCCCAGAGACAGAACGCCTGTGGGGCCGATGCGGGCCAGCTCGGCACTTCCCCTGAGCCAGGCGACAGAGAAGAACCTTTCCCTCAGGTTCTGTGTGTCTACGCTGCAGGACAGCGATAGCTCCTGCCCCTCCTGCAGGGTTGTCGGCTGTGCTGACATCGTCACCACCAGAGACGACGTGTCTGGCACCACCTCTGCTCCAGGCAAAAAATAAGCACAGTGagacaaccacagacacacacatcctgtgaAGCAGCCACAAAAACTGCATAGAGGAAGAGCAAAGATGAACGTGTCAGCTTATCAGGATGTGATGTTTAGTAGAGAAAATCAGCAGAATGATAGTTGCTTGCTGTGTCTGACCTCTGGCTTTGACACTCAGAGTAGTTTCCTCTGCATCCTTCTGTGCGATAGAGTACCAGGACCGGTCAGGATCTTGGATCCACTCCTGAGCCTGGCAGTAGATCCTGCCTTGGTCTGACAGCTTCAGCTGAGCAATGTTTAGCTTGTATGTTGCCTCTCCCATTTTATCTAACCTTATGAGTCCATCTTGGTAACGCCCTGCAAACTCCTGGCCTGGACTCAGTGTAAAATCTCTGTCCAGGGAAATGACAGGCTGAGCGTTGTCCTCGCCGTTTTTATGGAGAAACCAGGCAAGAGACAGGTGAGTGTGCTGGACGGTGTTGCTGGAGGCTTGGCATGTTAAAGTGAGAGCATCACCCTCATTAAAGCTGAGCGAGGTGGAGGCAGGTGAGGAAACACTTAGGGAGTTGTCAATCACTATAGAACCACGTtagaaacagacacaaaaacatgaaagttaAATCATCTATAAAATACAGACATGCACTTAAACTGAAAAGTACGTTTTAGGAAAAAATGAATAAGGTCTGATTACCTTTCACTGTTGTCTTTGCACTGTAGGTTCCACTATAAACAGATTCTGAGTTGATTACAGCACAGTCGAATTCTCCTTCATCGTCTTTCTGCAAGCTTTGTATCTCAAAGACGACCGAGTTTGGAGACACGTGTGTCAGAGTAATTTCCTTTCTCTTCACACGGCGTGAATACGCAGCATAGCTGAAGGACTCGTCACTGGTGCTGATGATGTTGATCTCAAATGCCGGATTTGCAGGCTTTTTAATGCGGAATTCAAATTCTTTTCTAGCGCTCTCACTGGTGAAACCACTCACATTGCAGAAGATGGAGAGCGGGGAGCCCACCACGCGATACAGCGGCCCAGTCTGCACTTCAGTGTGCACTTTGGCTTCTCCTGAGTAAAGcgcagacaaaacacagacactgaagtcAGGTGAATACCGCAACTTCAAGCATCATTCATGTTTTATAAGGGTGCTGCACTCCAGGGTCTAACCTTTGCTTCAGTATTCCATGGATATGTAAAGTGAAGCTATGTTCAACTTCAACTTGCTGTGCAGATGGCAATAAATATGAACTTCTTACAGAATGCACTGTGAAGTATGTATTCATTGTAAGTATTAATCTTCTTTCAGTTTCATGAAAATGATTTGCCATTAATTTATTTGCCTATTAATTAAAGTGCTATTTTAAAAGATGGAGAGgttaacatacatacataatcAATTATGAATCACTGAGTTTAATGCAATTTTATGATAGTATGAAAATAAGTTAGCAAAAGAGCAGACAGTATTTATGAGCTATATTCAAGACTGACAAAATGACAGATGTACATATAACTATATTCACCACTCTAATGACCTGCGTGCTTTAAAATGACCTCTTCTCTTCTGCTCTTTATTCAACAAGGGATATATATTTTACTGAATACGTAGCTAATATTCTACCATATTCCCGCTCAGCATGATCACTCACTGGAATCCAATCCAGCTGTAGGAATGAAATGTTCTACTTACCACAGTGCAGCAGTAGCCCCAGACAGAGGAGCAAATTGGCCCTCCAAACGGACTGCAGGGAACAGCTCATCCTGAACCTGCTTCACAAATAACGCGGTGTTCACGCCAGCTGCGACCAAACCCTCAGTCAGTCTGTGGAAATCTGTCTGAGCTCTTATCTAGACATTGAAGTGGTTGATGCTTCCTGTGGGTTCATTAGGAGGAAGTGTTAAATATTTCCTGCGCACACAGTCGCTGCATATTTTCGCTTATAAAAATGAACACGCGCAGGTGTTTTGAGGTGGAGTTTtggatgagagaaaaaaaaaaaaaaaaggtgtccTGGCCTAGATATACACACAGTGTGACTGCGTTACATGTGCTGCACATCCGCCGTCgcaaaaaatgaaattgttcTCATTCTGGATCATGTGCATCAAATGTGCGCTCATTTTACCTCAACCTCACCCGAAATAAACCGAAGTCAGCTGATACTCTGACGTGTCCTGCTGCCGGCAGGTGATGCCCTAAAGCCGCATCTTCACACATCGACATCCCTCCATGTCTGAATGTTTTCGGCCCTGCAACGAACCACACCAACCGTTCTCTCTTTAACTTGACTCCACAATAAAATATGTGCAACTCCCGCTTTTCTCAGAACTGGATTATTCATTTGCACGATTAACAAAATACCTCCATAATCCAAAAAACAGTCACGAGCGCGGTAGATATAGCTCATGTGGTTGAACGGCGTTGCTAAGAAACAGCTTGGGTCCAAGTTTGACCCATTTCGACAAACACTGAGGCAGGAAATAAGTTTGGGGCTCTCACAGAAGGAGTTTGGGTGGGGTTGCAGACCAATGAAGCAACAGTGCCGCTCAGTGGAGCAGATGCGGCATACCATGGGCACGTGGCAGCCTGAGCTGTTGATTTGACTGAGTAAATAAATGCTGAGCAGCTTCATGAGTCTGTTCtcaagaggagcaggagagaacATGTCTGTGGTGTAGGACACAGATGGGTCACATAGTAggctgttctctctctttttctatgTCTTTGTATTGGTTTATTTGTCCAGGCATGTTTGAAATAAGATGAGACCTAAATGCAGATAAAATAGGTCATTAAAGAAATGAGAGATATGATAATACAAATCTATGTATAAAACACGTTACAGACTACCATGGATTCCATATGAGAACTGTGCAAATGGGGCAGCACAGTGGCGCAAGCaggtggcgcaagcaggtagtgcgcgtgcctcacagcaagaaggttgccggttcgatcccctttctgtgtgaagtttgcatgttcttcccaggAAGCTATGGGTCACATGACCAGAGTTGGTTTAGGTCACAACCATGGTGTTGTGGGAAAAAGCCAAAAGGCCAACGTGGATGTGGAAGAGCGTTTGGCTGCAGAGAGCTCACCAATATCTATAATATCtgatttcattatattttgctTGTGTTAACATATTGTTTACCAATGGACACTAGTATGAGAGATTTTGAGAAGAACGAGAGATGTGTTTTGagttatttgtgttttattttcttgtagttttcacagtgtctgtagatgagagagagagagagagagagagagagagagagagagagagagggaggcaaaTAAAAATGCATAAGACATCAGTATGAATCATGGGTGACATTTTGTTGAACCAGTGTAGCTACATGTCTTATACACACGCTACATATACTTAATACACtactaataaataaattatgatTATAATTAttaccatcatcaccatcatcattattattcttatgGAAAATAATTACATGATACTATGGGGATAATGCCATGTGTAAATCCAACAATAACAATGTAGTAGTATAATTACAATGTTCTCATATAGTGACATAAGTAGTATGAAGCATTATAGTGCTAATTATGTTATTACTACCTTACTATCTCCATTGGAATAATAAAAATAGTGAATATTTAATTTGTTATATATTGCTGTTGATAaagaacagaaataaaaacttaCAGTTAACCGTTTTATCTCTTCAGGTCTCTAGAAactgttaaaatgaaacaaatctgAGAGCAATCTGAATCACTTTAATTCCGCTCGCAACCCACAGACATATGCAACCTGTGCAAAGTGGTCACGAGTAGATGCTGTGGCACTGTAAAGGGTCACAAGCCTAAAAGGTCGGGAAACCACCACCATTAGGGGATGAAGGACCTCATTCTCACGCTCACCCACACAGATGCACTGTGCTGATTCTGGTCACAGGCCAGTTTCTGATGCTTATGATCAGTTTAATCTTACTCAGATGCCAGAGTGACGGAGTGACGTAAGACAATTAAACCAGAAGTGAGTTCATGCTGATTTATGGACTCAGGACAACATACAGCTTTTAACCCAAGCAGATACTGTAAGACGCCGGGTGTTATATGTTTTACTCTCTGTTCGGTGTGGTCTGGTGGAGGAGAACTTGCACCTGTGGTTCTGAGACAAAAGGAAAATTGAGTAACTTAGGGGAACAAGACAGAGTGGTACAAGAAGAGGAAGTGTCGAGATGCAAGTATTGCTACATACGTATGTTCCTCTCTGAACAGGAATAGGAAGTATTAAGaggacaggaaaaaacaaatccacatcTCAATGTGACTGAACTGTTGCAAGTGCAAACCACAGGGGTCGTTTTATCGGTGCAGGTGCACCCAAAGTAGCAACACGCTGTTCTTTCTGAGAAGAGCGCGTTTCTGAGGAGCTTCTGGTGTAAGACATGAGTGCCTCGCTGGAGACGACTACGGACTGTCCCTCGCCGCTGCTTGGAGAGGACTCCAGCccagatgaggagagagagaacctGACAGGCTCAAGTGACCTGCGCTGGGAAGATGGAGGCCTGCCGGTGGAGCTCCAGAGAGGGATGGAAACCCTACGTGTGAACAGAGAACTGACCGATGTGGTGCTGTGTGTTCAGGGACGTGACTTCCCTTGCCACAGAGCCATACTCGCAGCCGCCAGTCAGTACTTCAGGTAAACAAACAGCTGGTCTTGTCAGACTCCAGTGCGATGGCACTGCTGGGGTTGACTGAActtatgtttttctgtgtagGGCAATGTTTTGCAGTGGTCTGAGGGAGAGTCACGAAGAACGCGTGGACATAAAGGGGTTGGACAGCGGGACGATGTCCTCTCTCCTGGAGTATACCTACACCAGCCGAGCCCTCCTTACACACTCGAATGTGCAGAGAATACTAGAAGCTGCCAGTCAGTTTCAGGTAATAACAGTTAAAGGAGATACTTGATAAGTTTATGTTGTGCAGTCCTTAagtgctgcacagagcagagcaggtagCTCATAAACACAAATTAACAACACATATGCAAAGGTACAAGTCAAAAATCAGCCACATCAGGAGGATTCAGACGCTAGTGTATAAAAGTAAGTGTTCAGCCTGGATTTAGTAAGAGTCAGTGGAGAGGGGACGGATGTGATTGGGAGGGGGATGCTGTTCCACAGTTGAGGAGCTGTGACAGCAAAGCTACACAGGAGAATCCAAAGAGGAGAACAGTTGCATTACAAGTACCCataaagacaaaatgttctACATAATTTTTACTGTAATTATCAAAAGACGTGATTTTTGATGTCATGTTAACAAGTCTTTTACATAAAGTCACTGACTTCAAAAGCCTAAACTAAAATCCTGATAGCCCCAAAAACTAAATCAACCAGTGATGAAAGAGATTCAATTTTTGTCTGGGTACATTTTTGATTCTGTGTGAAAAGGGGTTTGACCAGATTGCTTTCACATTTTATATGAGTCACGTTGTGAATCATCATGTGATTCTTCAGTGGAAGGAAACTACCAGAGTTAGAGTCATGAAGTTCGAACACTAACAGCAACAGTTTACTATTTACACAGTATAGTtgatattcattttaattcagtGTCATTGAATTATTATCAGTCAGTTGGCGCAGAGTGTGTATCAAAGGCACGACAGAAGCCAAGTACAGATTTAACACTTAAAAGTATGCAATTTTTTTTGAAGATCACTGATTTATTTACATTCAGAGGGACAGCTTTTATTGAGTCTTATCAGCCCCATGACCCTGCTGCAGTGTACAGCTACATTTAACCACCTCCAATTGTGCCAATCTTCTCACAAATGACAGTTTTTCCCCCAGTGGAACAACTCTTACTCATATCTTACTGGCTAAGAGATGAGTCGTTGTAAAAGGGAAGTGAAAGTGGCCCAGTTGTTTACAGTCAGGATCAGTTTTCCATAGAGGCTTAAATTAACTGCGCAGCTGTGCTACACAAGGGAGGAGGCAGATGTTTGCGATGCGTCTATTTCTGTGACGAGCgattttacattttgattcATGATTGAGCACAGAATGATTATAATCCATGGTACAGTTTGAGGATATGCATGTGgtaaaaatgactttatttatGCAGCACTTTACAAAGTGCTTTttggtaaaaacaaacagtaaaaatgctCAAAGAAGATGATCACAAGACACAATTTAAAGTAgaatacagagaaaaacaataaaacaatgcagAGTATAAGAAAgtgtaatgtttttttcatgactTGTGGCACCTTTTGGGATTTTAAGATAATTTTCATGTAATCTGGCCAATTTTAGTTCTGCATGCTTTTGAAATTCTAGTATAGTGTCATGTGGCTTTATCCGCTTATCAGTGACAACACAGAGAAAGTCTGCATGTGCACGATGAGTGATGAGTGAAGTGATGCTGATGCTCACGCTGGCCTTGTCTCTTGCAGTTCATGCGTGTGGTGGATGCATGTTCTGGCTTTCTGAGCAAGGCCCTGCACCTGGAGAGCTGCATTGGGATCCTGAACCTTGCTGAAAGCCACGCTCTGTCGGCCCTGAAGACCGGGGCTCAGGACTACATCACCTCTCAGTTCTCCCAGGTAGTCCAGCAGCAGGACTTCCTGGAGCTGCCGGCTGAATCACTGGAGACCGTCCTGCAGAGGGACGACCTCGATGTGAagtgtgaggagtgtgtgtttgaggcgCTCATGCGCTGGGTGAGAGCCCGGCAGGATGAACGCTATCCTTTACTGGCCAGATTGCTGTCACACGTGCGGCTGCCATTGTTGGAGCCTGCGTACTTTGTAGAAAAAGTGGAGTCGGATGAACTGATTCGCTGCTGCAGTGAAGCCTTTCCTTTGCTGCAAGAGGCCCGCGTCTATCACCTCTCAGGCAGGGAGGTCAGTATACAAAGAAGACCATGAATGTGTTGCCATGTCTGCCTTTAGTTATTGATTATTTTATAAAATCTGATACAGTATTTTGGAAACAAATCTGTCTACTATCCTGCTGCATATGTGTAGTCATGCTCTGTGCATGTCTAACCTGTTTACAGGTGGTCTCTGAACGAACCAAACCCCGCGTGCAGCACTTTCTATCAGAGGTGTTCCTGATAATTGGAGGCTGCACTAAAGATGAGCGCTTCATCTCCACTGTCACCTGTTTGGACCCCCTCAGACGCAGCAGGCTGGAGGTCGCCAGGCTGCCAGTCACAGAGATGGAGGACGAATCCCAAAACAGAAAATGGGTGGAGTTTGCCTGCATCACCTTCCGCAATGAAGTGTACATATGTGGTGAGAGAAGTCTCGTGTTCAAGTTTGTTTTTATAGAAAAGGCTTACTGTGATTCATGTTGGTGACCCTGCCGTGGTTGAAATGATCTAACTCAGGTCCCGTATAGAGCATAATTGATCATGTGAACAGGTTGTTGCAAAGGTCTCTGGGTTTCTCTTATTCAGCAGTAATGTTGTTTTAAGCAGTCTATAGCTGAACAAAATGAACAGGAAGATGTGACCTCAACAGCACTGCACAGCAACTGTTGTTGTGGTTTTAGGTGTTTCCCAACTCAG is a window encoding:
- the LOC139340785 gene encoding immunoglobulin superfamily member 3-like, whose product is MSCSLQSVWRANLLLCLGLLLHCGEAKVHTEVQTGPLYRVVGSPLSIFCNVSGFTSESARKEFEFRIKKPANPAFEINIISTSDESFSYAAYSRRVKRKEITLTHVSPNSVVFEIQSLQKDDEGEFDCAVINSESVYSGTYSAKTTVKVIDNSLSVSSPASTSLSFNEGDALTLTCQASSNTVQHTHLSLAWFLHKNGEDNAQPVISLDRDFTLSPGQEFAGRYQDGLIRLDKMGEATYKLNIAQLKLSDQGRIYCQAQEWIQDPDRSWYSIAQKDAEETTLSVKAREVVPDTSSLVVTMSAQPTTLQEGQELSLSCSVDTQNLRERFFSVAWLRGSAELARIGPTGVLSLGPEYSSREGELRAARLGDRDYRLKLQPVRTEDQGEYFCRTWPQDRGQGGVFTKGAAQDSRPQLVSISATDSGLSLEMQDTVSVNEGDRLTLTCKVNGVKGQLSVTWQRKATSTSTTMFTSVISLSQDGVMEKSDGFTSRKVQATRPAADTFTLELDEVTPSDSGVYQCAVSEWKINSKTNSQSVTATVTVAPVDSFVKVKLISRNNVVTVGENVELICQVRGPHLPITLTWSLQRDASTLDNILTLYSDGSISWSGDQHRYQLKVQSREREVSHYLVINGASHREAGSYQCSVSVFLENAHKKLPPSYQLAVNVQKPVSTLILTSTPALTTDINADIEVKCAVISEPSASSRYAVTWLLQQQTEYKTIISSDRDALITFGPQVELSHRQRISMKRTKGPSFELTVQQAQISDEGSYMCEVVEWLQDPRGDWYQLSPVSKTTKIMVTEPANDLRLDKKEQSLIAKEGDEVELKCNIISGASSPFFYKVTWLSTGNDSSVSNVLVELDHMGLLIYPENQGLRGLQGRLRLTRPTQSSFYLGIQKVHEEDSGTYKCQVDQYQLDREGHWQQKASEKGGPITLTVNVTERNLSIMKKEENLNVSTSQNFAIPCDIIQQSSIESEFQVMWIWQKETETKQHPIFTAYRNSTLQDRFGKGDTLRFSHPLPNQFSLTVLKPSPEHSGQYFCEVEEWLPSLSHGWRRVAVEKSGKMTVRVYADGDVKAVSEPECSQSIWIAIIVAIIACTLLVIVILVLKICRSKGGKKSQKQSLWTDQHPLNTKPSAED
- the klhl6 gene encoding kelch-like protein 6, producing MSASLETTTDCPSPLLGEDSSPDEERENLTGSSDLRWEDGGLPVELQRGMETLRVNRELTDVVLCVQGRDFPCHRAILAAASQYFRAMFCSGLRESHEERVDIKGLDSGTMSSLLEYTYTSRALLTHSNVQRILEAASQFQFMRVVDACSGFLSKALHLESCIGILNLAESHALSALKTGAQDYITSQFSQVVQQQDFLELPAESLETVLQRDDLDVKCEECVFEALMRWVRARQDERYPLLARLLSHVRLPLLEPAYFVEKVESDELIRCCSEAFPLLQEARVYHLSGREVVSERTKPRVQHFLSEVFLIIGGCTKDERFISTVTCLDPLRRSRLEVARLPVTEMEDESQNRKWVEFACITFRNEVYICGGKETQHDVWKYNGALDKWIQIEPLTTGRWRHKMAVHGGKVFALGGFDGLQRLASVEAYDPFHNRWTQVTPLAVGVSSCATASFDRWIYVIGGGPNGKLATDQVQCWEPGTDRWELRAPIPIETKCTNAVTFKNHIYVVGGAMHAMYCYSPLSDSWSLVTRLGERASCAIAACNNKLFITGGRDNKNQVISTVMCWDVGRGVLTEECVLPMGVSHHGSVTLMKSYTHIHRITPASDSQ